From Paracoccus aminovorans, one genomic window encodes:
- the cimA gene encoding citramalate synthase, producing the protein MKDRLYLYDTTLRDGQQTQGVQFSAAEKTEIAHMLDRLGVDYIEGGWPGANPTDSDFFAQAPATRATMTAFGMTKRAGRSAGNDEVLAGVLNAGTPAVCLVGKTHPFHVREALGITLEENLENIRASVAHLVAQGREALFDAEHFFDGFAEDPDYATACLRAPLEAGARWVVLCDTNGGTLPAEVGRITAAVIAGGIPGDRLGIHTHDDTGNAVACTLAAVDAGARQIQGTLNGLGERCGNASLTSLIPTLLLKEAYRSTLDIGVAGLGELTRISRRLDEILNRAPLRAAPYVGASAFAHKAGLHASAILKNPATYEHVDPATVGNERVIPMSNQAGQSNLRARLAEAGIAVGRDDPALARILDLVKAREDAGYAYDGAQASFELLAREELGRMRHFFDVERYRVIVERRTNALGQRISVSEAVVVVGIGGARMLSVSESMDGEGHDRGPVNALWRALAKDLGPYQAAIDDMHLVDFRVRITGRGTEAATRVIIDSADGQGNRWSTVGVSPNIVDASFEALVDAIRWKLIRDGVVPA; encoded by the coding sequence ATGAAAGACCGCCTTTACCTTTACGACACCACGCTGCGCGACGGGCAGCAGACCCAGGGCGTGCAGTTCTCGGCCGCCGAGAAGACCGAGATCGCGCATATGCTGGACCGGCTGGGCGTCGATTACATCGAGGGTGGCTGGCCCGGCGCCAATCCGACCGACAGCGATTTCTTCGCCCAGGCGCCGGCGACGCGGGCCACCATGACCGCCTTCGGCATGACCAAGCGCGCGGGCCGCTCGGCCGGGAACGACGAGGTGCTGGCCGGGGTGCTGAACGCCGGCACGCCCGCCGTCTGCCTGGTCGGCAAGACCCATCCCTTCCACGTCCGCGAGGCGCTGGGGATCACGCTGGAGGAGAATCTCGAAAACATCCGCGCCTCGGTCGCGCATCTGGTGGCGCAGGGGCGCGAGGCGCTGTTCGACGCCGAGCATTTCTTCGACGGTTTCGCCGAGGATCCGGATTATGCGACGGCCTGCCTGCGGGCGCCGCTGGAGGCCGGCGCGCGCTGGGTGGTGCTTTGCGATACCAATGGCGGTACCCTGCCGGCCGAGGTCGGGCGGATCACGGCGGCGGTGATCGCGGGGGGCATTCCGGGCGACCGGCTGGGCATCCATACCCATGACGACACCGGCAATGCGGTCGCCTGCACCCTGGCCGCGGTCGATGCCGGCGCGCGCCAGATCCAGGGCACGCTGAACGGGCTGGGCGAGCGCTGCGGTAACGCCAGCCTGACCAGCCTGATCCCGACGCTGCTGCTCAAGGAAGCCTATCGCTCGACCTTGGACATCGGCGTCGCGGGGTTGGGGGAGCTGACCCGCATCTCGCGCCGGCTGGACGAGATCCTCAATCGCGCGCCGCTGCGGGCGGCGCCCTATGTCGGCGCCTCGGCCTTTGCCCACAAGGCCGGGCTGCATGCCAGCGCCATCCTGAAGAACCCGGCGACCTATGAGCATGTCGATCCGGCCACGGTCGGCAACGAGCGCGTGATCCCGATGTCGAACCAGGCCGGGCAGTCGAACCTGCGCGCCCGTCTGGCCGAGGCCGGGATCGCGGTCGGCCGCGACGATCCGGCGCTGGCCCGCATCCTCGACCTGGTCAAGGCGCGCGAGGATGCCGGCTATGCCTATGACGGCGCCCAGGCCAGCTTCGAGCTGTTGGCGCGGGAGGAACTGGGGCGGATGCGGCATTTCTTCGATGTCGAACGCTACCGGGTCATCGTCGAGCGCCGCACCAACGCGCTCGGCCAGCGGATCTCGGTTTCCGAGGCGGTGGTGGTGGTGGGAATCGGCGGCGCGCGCATGCTGTCGGTCAGCGAAAGCATGGATGGCGAGGGGCATGACCGCGGGCCGGTCAACGCCCTGTGGCGCGCGCTGGCCAAGGACCTGGGACCCTATCAGGCGGCGATCGACGACATGCATCTGGTCGATTTCCGCGTCCGCATCACCGGCAGGGGCACCGAGGCGGCGACCCGCGTCATCATCGACAGCGCCGACGGCCAGGGCAACCGCTGGTCCACGGTCGGGGTTTCCCCCAATATCGTCGATGCCAGCTTCGAGGCGCTGGTCGATGCCATCCGCTGGAAGCTGATCCGCGACGGGGTGGTCCCGGCATGA
- a CDS encoding ABC transporter ATP-binding protein, whose amino-acid sequence MIECRQVQKYYGDYHALRGIDLTIRAGEFFSLLGPSGCGKTTLLRTIAGFEDISSGVVLIDGQDVENVPANRRPTNMVFQSYAIFPHLTVAQNVGFGLRRDPRSKAEKAAAVEEALAMVGLKGYGARASHALSGGQRQRVALARALILKPKVLLLDEPLSALDRKMREQMQVELIKLQRQVGITFVLVTHDQEEALVMSDRIAVMFEGQIAQLDGPEALYARPTSRRVANFIGVMNFLPAQVLGETPTGVEVEVPGLGRVEIPAANVSHADPGDDGPSVGFRPEAVSLVAAGAPGQARVAEGVIDEVVYYGDMTYYDVRLDGSTGLDGQARPVRIAMRNVFGREVQDVGTRANVSWSPGSLVLFR is encoded by the coding sequence ATGATCGAATGCCGTCAGGTGCAGAAATATTACGGCGACTATCACGCGCTGCGCGGCATCGACCTGACCATCCGCGCGGGCGAGTTCTTTTCGCTTCTGGGCCCCTCGGGCTGCGGCAAGACCACGCTCTTGCGCACCATCGCCGGGTTCGAGGACATCTCTTCGGGCGTGGTGCTGATCGACGGCCAGGATGTCGAGAACGTCCCGGCGAACCGGCGTCCGACCAATATGGTGTTCCAGTCCTATGCCATCTTTCCGCATCTGACGGTCGCCCAGAACGTGGGTTTCGGCCTGCGCCGCGACCCGCGCTCCAAGGCCGAGAAGGCCGCTGCGGTCGAGGAGGCGCTGGCCATGGTCGGGCTGAAGGGCTACGGCGCCCGCGCCAGCCATGCGCTGTCGGGCGGGCAGCGGCAGCGGGTGGCGCTGGCCCGGGCCCTGATCCTGAAACCCAAGGTGCTGCTGCTGGACGAGCCCTTGTCGGCGCTCGACCGCAAGATGCGCGAGCAGATGCAGGTCGAGCTGATCAAGCTGCAGCGTCAGGTCGGGATCACCTTCGTCCTGGTCACCCACGACCAGGAAGAGGCGCTGGTCATGTCCGACCGCATCGCGGTGATGTTCGAGGGCCAGATCGCCCAGCTGGACGGGCCCGAGGCGCTTTACGCCCGCCCGACCAGCCGCCGGGTGGCGAATTTCATCGGCGTGATGAACTTCCTGCCGGCGCAGGTTCTGGGCGAGACGCCCACGGGGGTCGAGGTCGAGGTGCCGGGGCTGGGCCGGGTCGAGATCCCGGCCGCGAACGTCAGCCATGCCGACCCGGGCGACGACGGCCCCTCGGTCGGCTTCCGGCCCGAGGCGGTCTCGCTGGTCGCCGCCGGAGCACCGGGTCAGGCGCGGGTTGCCGAAGGCGTGATCGACGAGGTCGTCTATTACGGCGACATGACCTATTACGACGTGCGGCTGGACGGCTCGACCGGCCTGGATGGCCAGGCGCGGCCGGTCCGCATCGCCATGCGCAACGTCTTCGGCCGCGAGGTGCAGGACGTGGGCACGCGCGCGAATGTGAGCTGGTCCCCCGGCTCGCTGGTGCTTTTCCGCTGA
- the cysS gene encoding cysteine--tRNA ligase, whose translation MVEIRLTNTRTRAKELFRPLDPANVRLYLCGPTVYDRAHLGNARPVVVIDVLVRLLRHIHGADRVTYVRNFTDVDDKINAAALARQQAGNPGTLEELIRERTEETIGWYHADMDALGAARPDHEPRATDYIAQMIAMIEALIVGGHAYARDGHVLFRVRSYADYGKLSGRSVDDMIAGARVEVAPFKEDPMDFVLWKPSDDDLPGWDSPWGRGRPGWHIECSAMSYELLGESFDIHAGGIDLQFPHHENEIAQSCCAHPYGRFANVWLHNEMLQVEGKKMSKSLGNFFTVRDLLDQGIPGEVIRFVLLSTHYRKPMDWTAEKAREAEAVLRKWRGLTAGIDPAASPAPAVTAALADDLNTAGAIAALHELAGQGDAAGLLASARLLGLLTDELGGWESKRYAYSLGVRVGVNAQTANRIDALVEARALAKSNRDFARADAIRDVLGRAGIRIMDSREGSSWEFGPEVNLSILDEIH comes from the coding sequence ATGGTCGAGATCAGACTGACGAATACCAGGACCCGCGCGAAAGAGCTTTTTCGCCCGCTCGACCCGGCGAATGTCCGGCTGTATCTGTGTGGACCCACGGTCTATGACCGCGCGCATCTGGGCAATGCCCGGCCGGTGGTGGTGATCGACGTGCTGGTGCGGCTCTTGCGCCATATCCATGGCGCGGATCGTGTCACCTATGTGCGCAACTTCACCGACGTGGACGACAAGATCAACGCGGCGGCGCTGGCCCGGCAGCAGGCGGGCAACCCCGGCACGCTGGAAGAGCTGATCCGCGAGCGCACCGAAGAGACCATCGGCTGGTATCACGCCGACATGGACGCGCTGGGGGCCGCGCGTCCCGACCACGAACCGCGCGCCACCGATTACATCGCCCAGATGATCGCCATGATCGAGGCGCTGATCGTCGGCGGCCATGCCTATGCCCGCGACGGCCACGTGCTGTTCCGTGTGCGCAGCTATGCCGATTACGGCAAGCTGTCGGGCCGTTCGGTCGACGACATGATCGCCGGCGCCCGGGTCGAGGTCGCGCCCTTCAAGGAGGATCCGATGGATTTCGTCCTCTGGAAGCCTTCGGACGACGATCTGCCCGGCTGGGATTCGCCCTGGGGCCGGGGCCGGCCGGGCTGGCATATCGAATGCTCGGCCATGTCCTACGAACTCTTGGGCGAGAGTTTCGACATCCATGCCGGCGGCATCGACCTGCAATTCCCGCATCACGAGAACGAGATCGCGCAAAGCTGCTGCGCCCATCCTTACGGGCGTTTCGCGAATGTCTGGCTGCATAACGAGATGTTGCAGGTCGAGGGCAAGAAGATGTCCAAGTCGCTCGGCAACTTCTTCACCGTCCGCGACCTGCTGGACCAGGGCATCCCGGGCGAGGTGATCCGCTTCGTGCTGCTGTCCACGCATTATCGCAAGCCGATGGACTGGACCGCCGAGAAGGCGCGCGAGGCCGAGGCGGTCTTGCGCAAATGGCGCGGCCTGACTGCCGGGATCGACCCGGCAGCCAGCCCGGCCCCCGCCGTCACCGCCGCGCTTGCCGACGATCTCAATACCGCGGGGGCGATCGCGGCGCTGCACGAGTTGGCGGGGCAGGGCGATGCGGCGGGGCTGCTGGCCTCGGCGCGACTGCTGGGGCTGCTGACGGATGAATTGGGTGGTTGGGAAAGCAAGCGCTATGCCTACAGCCTGGGAGTGAGGGTGGGTGTGAATGCCCAGACCGCAAACCGAATTGATGCGCTGGTCGAGGCTCGGGCCTTGGCGAAGTCAAATAGGGACTTCGCTCGCGCGGATGCCATCCGTGACGTCCTTGGCAGGGCAGGCATTCGCATAATGGACAGTCGAGAGGGATCTTCGTGGGAGTTCGGCCCCGAGGTCAATCTCTCCATTCTGGATGAGATTCACTAA
- a CDS encoding pore-forming ESAT-6 family protein — protein MIARSAKFRTAILSALTVAGLSAGAIAQETAAPEAAPAAPTAQAPAATAEAPAAPAVQDSGAAYESARNQLGVLNYCQDKGFIDGKAVETQTKLLAMIPAGDTAKGDAAEAKGKEGTVAAMGVERTLADAAKEKNTTEDALCKQMDALLQQLASQVPA, from the coding sequence ATGATCGCACGTTCCGCGAAATTCCGCACCGCCATCCTGTCCGCCCTGACCGTCGCCGGCCTTTCCGCCGGGGCCATCGCGCAGGAAACCGCCGCCCCCGAGGCCGCCCCTGCCGCGCCCACCGCCCAGGCGCCCGCCGCCACGGCCGAGGCCCCCGCGGCGCCGGCCGTGCAGGACAGCGGCGCGGCCTATGAAAGCGCGCGCAACCAGCTGGGCGTGCTGAACTATTGCCAGGACAAGGGCTTCATCGACGGCAAGGCGGTCGAAACCCAGACCAAGCTTCTGGCGATGATCCCGGCCGGCGACACCGCCAAGGGCGACGCCGCCGAGGCCAAGGGCAAGGAAGGCACCGTCGCCGCCATGGGCGTCGAGCGCACCCTGGCCGATGCCGCCAAGGAAAAGAACACCACCGAGGACGCGCTCTGCAAGCAGATGGACGCGCTGCTGCAACAGCTGGCCTCGCAAGTTCCGGCCTGA
- a CDS encoding DMT family transporter, whose protein sequence is MPTLTYATLFTAITLEVIGTTFLQRSEQFTRFLPTLLMGLCYAASFYFLSLALRAMPLGIAYAIWSGLGIVLVSLIGLLAFGQRLDLPAVIGLGMIVGGVVVVNLFSNSVSH, encoded by the coding sequence ATGCCGACCCTGACCTATGCGACGCTTTTCACCGCCATCACCCTGGAAGTGATCGGCACCACCTTCCTGCAGCGCAGCGAGCAGTTCACCCGGTTCCTGCCGACGCTGCTGATGGGGCTGTGCTACGCGGCATCCTTCTATTTCCTGTCGCTGGCGCTGCGCGCCATGCCGCTGGGCATCGCCTATGCGATCTGGAGCGGGCTCGGCATCGTACTGGTGTCGCTGATCGGGCTTCTGGCCTTCGGCCAGAGGCTGGACCTGCCCGCGGTGATCGGGCTCGGCATGATCGTGGGGGGCGTCGTCGTGGTCAACCTGTTCTCGAACAGCGTCTCGCATTGA
- a CDS encoding protein adenylyltransferase SelO: MIRFDNSYARLPEGFFTRTRPTPVRDPQLVALNRPLAGLLGLDPDWLAGPEGVAMLAGNALPEGAEPIAQAYAGHQFGGFVPQLGDGRAVLLGEIVAPDGARFDIQLKGAGPTPFSRRGDGRAWLGPVLREYLVSEFMAAFGIPTTRALAAVATGETVIRETLLPGAVLTRVAASHIRVGTFEFYAARGDRDRLQLLADHVIARHYPGASGAADLLQGVVERQAATIAGWMGLGFIHGVMNTDNMSVSGETIDYGPCAFMDGYRPDKVFSSIDAHGRYAWQEQPNIAVWNLAQLASCLVPLMGNDDAAIERATQIVHSFPGLYQAEWLKRFAAKLGIAEPRPEDRALIERLLTLMAAEEADFTRVFAGLADGRARDEFAAPETFDAWAGEWQARIAGLPDSAQVMARANPRRIPRNHRIEAVIAAGREGDYAPFHALDAALRAPFEDQPEWEPFALAPEPQEIVRRTFCGT, translated from the coding sequence ATGATCCGCTTCGACAACAGCTATGCCCGACTGCCCGAAGGTTTCTTCACCCGCACCCGGCCGACGCCGGTGCGCGATCCCCAGCTGGTGGCGCTGAACCGGCCGCTGGCCGGGCTGCTCGGCCTCGACCCCGACTGGCTCGCCGGGCCCGAGGGCGTCGCCATGCTGGCCGGCAACGCCCTGCCCGAGGGGGCCGAGCCCATCGCCCAGGCCTATGCCGGCCACCAGTTCGGCGGTTTCGTGCCGCAGCTGGGCGACGGCCGCGCGGTGCTGCTGGGCGAGATCGTCGCCCCGGACGGCGCGCGCTTCGACATCCAGCTGAAGGGCGCCGGGCCGACCCCCTTCTCGCGCCGGGGCGACGGCCGGGCCTGGCTGGGGCCGGTGCTGCGCGAATACCTGGTCAGCGAATTCATGGCCGCCTTCGGCATCCCGACCACCCGGGCGTTGGCCGCCGTCGCCACCGGCGAAACGGTGATCCGCGAAACCCTGCTGCCCGGCGCGGTGCTGACCCGCGTCGCCGCCAGCCATATACGCGTCGGCACCTTCGAGTTCTATGCCGCCCGCGGCGACCGCGACCGGTTGCAGTTGCTGGCCGACCACGTCATCGCCCGGCATTATCCCGGCGCATCCGGGGCGGCGGACCTGCTGCAAGGCGTGGTCGAGCGGCAGGCGGCGACCATCGCCGGCTGGATGGGCCTGGGCTTCATCCATGGGGTGATGAACACCGACAACATGTCGGTCTCGGGTGAGACCATCGATTACGGCCCCTGCGCCTTCATGGACGGATACCGGCCGGACAAGGTGTTCTCCTCGATCGATGCCCATGGCCGCTATGCCTGGCAGGAACAGCCGAACATCGCGGTCTGGAACCTGGCGCAGCTTGCCAGCTGCCTGGTGCCGCTGATGGGCAACGACGATGCCGCCATCGAACGGGCGACGCAGATCGTCCACAGCTTCCCCGGCCTCTATCAGGCCGAATGGCTGAAGCGCTTCGCCGCCAAGCTGGGCATCGCCGAACCCCGACCCGAGGACCGGGCGCTGATCGAGCGGCTGCTGACGCTGATGGCCGCCGAGGAAGCCGATTTCACCCGGGTCTTCGCCGGGCTGGCGGACGGCCGCGCCCGCGACGAATTCGCGGCGCCCGAGACCTTCGACGCCTGGGCCGGCGAATGGCAGGCGCGCATCGCCGGCCTGCCCGACAGCGCGCAGGTCATGGCGCGGGCCAATCCCCGCCGCATCCCCCGCAATCACCGGATCGAGGCGGTCATCGCCGCCGGGCGCGAAGGCGATTACGCGCCCTTCCACGCGCTGGACGCGGCGCTGCGCGCGCCCTTCGAGGACCAGCCGGAATGGGAGCCCTTTGCGCTGGCCCCCGAACCCCAGGAGATCGTCCGCCGCACCTTCTGCGGCACCTGA
- the obgE gene encoding GTPase ObgE: MKFLDLAKVYVRSGGGGAGCVSFRREKFIEYGGPDGGDGGRGGDVWAEAVGGLNTLIDFRFQQHFFAKSGQHGMGAQRTGASGEDIVLRVPVGTEILDEDQETVIADLTEPGQRVLLAKGGNGGFGNLHFKSSTNRAPRHANPGQPGIERTLWLRLKLIADAGLLGLPNAGKSTFLAAVSNARPKIADYPFTTLHPNLGVVLVDGHEFVMADIPGLIEGASEGRGLGDQFLGHVERSRVLLHLVDGTSEDVAGDAQTILAELAAYSPALAEKPRVTALNKIDAIDPEELDEKRAALEAGIGGPVLLMSGVSGMGVTEVLRALWAQIAPSRQIGGEADDAPWRP, translated from the coding sequence GTGAAATTCCTCGATCTCGCCAAGGTCTATGTCCGCTCGGGCGGCGGGGGCGCCGGCTGCGTGTCCTTCCGCCGCGAGAAATTCATCGAATACGGCGGCCCCGACGGCGGCGACGGCGGCCGCGGCGGCGATGTCTGGGCCGAGGCGGTGGGCGGGCTGAACACCCTGATCGACTTCCGCTTCCAGCAGCATTTCTTCGCGAAATCCGGCCAGCACGGCATGGGCGCGCAGCGCACCGGCGCCTCGGGCGAGGACATCGTGCTGCGCGTCCCCGTCGGCACAGAGATCCTGGACGAGGATCAGGAAACCGTGATCGCCGACCTGACCGAACCCGGCCAGCGGGTGCTGCTGGCCAAGGGCGGCAACGGCGGCTTCGGCAACCTGCATTTCAAAAGCTCGACCAACCGCGCGCCGCGCCACGCCAACCCTGGCCAGCCGGGGATCGAGCGCACGCTGTGGCTGCGCCTGAAGCTGATCGCCGATGCCGGTCTGCTGGGCCTGCCGAACGCTGGGAAGTCGACCTTTCTTGCCGCGGTCTCGAACGCCCGACCCAAGATCGCCGACTATCCCTTCACCACGCTGCATCCGAACCTGGGCGTGGTGCTGGTCGACGGGCATGAATTCGTCATGGCCGACATCCCCGGCCTGATCGAGGGCGCGAGCGAGGGCAGGGGCTTGGGCGACCAGTTCCTGGGCCATGTCGAACGCTCCCGGGTGCTTCTGCACCTGGTCGACGGCACCTCCGAGGACGTGGCGGGCGATGCGCAGACCATCCTGGCCGAACTCGCGGCCTATTCGCCGGCCCTGGCCGAAAAGCCGCGGGTGACGGCGCTGAACAAGATCGACGCCATCGACCCCGAGGAGCTGGACGAGAAGCGCGCCGCGCTGGAGGCCGGAATCGGCGGGCCGGTGCTGCTGATGTCCGGCGTCTCGGGCATGGGGGTGACCGAGGTGCTGCGCGCGCTCTGGGCGCAGATCGCGCCCTCGCGCCAGATCGGCGGCGAAGCGGACGATGCGCCGTGGCGGCCGTGA
- a CDS encoding MmcQ/YjbR family DNA-binding protein, which yields MSRELVNEICAAQPGAEWSDPWGGGHDCWKVGGKSFAVTGVAGTHVSVKTDSAEMARFLIETGVAERAPYLHASWVALPLDSAPDELAHRIRHSYRIVRKALPKKLQAALPPL from the coding sequence ATGAGCCGCGAACTCGTCAATGAAATCTGTGCCGCACAGCCCGGGGCCGAATGGTCGGACCCCTGGGGCGGCGGGCACGACTGCTGGAAGGTCGGCGGCAAAAGCTTCGCGGTGACCGGCGTGGCGGGCACCCATGTCTCGGTCAAGACCGACAGCGCCGAGATGGCGCGTTTCCTGATCGAGACCGGCGTGGCCGAGCGTGCGCCCTATCTGCATGCCAGCTGGGTGGCGCTGCCGCTCGATTCGGCGCCGGACGAACTGGCGCATCGCATCCGCCATTCCTATCGCATCGTGCGCAAGGCGCTGCCGAAGAAGCTGCAGGCGGCGCTGCCGCCGCTGTAG
- a CDS encoding squalene/phytoene synthase family protein, with translation MSLQACAESLRAHDPDRFGICLLVPQAARPKLLTLYALNLELARAPLASNEPLIAEMRLQWWIERLEAIGSGDLSAHELLVPLAEAWGARAVDFAVLAEARRRDAAREAHDGPAAVAAYVRDTAVPLALFAAEALDGPKAATLACAAQAEAGGGLEDVGAGGFAPPDPRGIFVHRRSREPVAHVIAAQAEGAGLAAWLAALPVLQGLGLGLWDPSASALAEIAAHARGKLAEARAQRHHIPRRLAPVLFSGVGARAALEAAPRGIEALAGAQPSEFRKRLALTRFAVSHRWWI, from the coding sequence ATGAGTCTGCAGGCCTGTGCCGAAAGCCTGCGGGCCCACGATCCCGACCGTTTCGGCATCTGCCTGCTGGTCCCGCAGGCGGCGCGGCCGAAGCTGCTGACGCTCTATGCGCTGAACCTGGAACTGGCGCGGGCGCCGTTGGCATCCAACGAGCCGCTGATCGCCGAGATGCGGCTGCAATGGTGGATCGAGCGACTGGAGGCCATCGGCAGCGGCGACCTGTCCGCGCATGAGTTGCTGGTGCCGCTGGCCGAGGCATGGGGCGCGCGGGCGGTGGATTTTGCCGTGCTGGCCGAGGCCCGCCGCCGCGACGCCGCGCGCGAAGCGCATGACGGTCCCGCCGCAGTCGCGGCCTATGTGCGGGACACGGCGGTACCGCTGGCGCTTTTCGCCGCCGAGGCCCTCGATGGGCCGAAGGCGGCGACCCTTGCCTGTGCGGCGCAGGCCGAGGCGGGAGGGGGGCTTGAAGACGTCGGCGCCGGGGGCTTCGCGCCCCCGGACCCCCGCGGGATATTTGTACACAGAAGAAGCCGGGAGCCGGTGGCGCACGTGATCGCCGCGCAGGCCGAGGGGGCGGGGCTTGCCGCCTGGCTGGCCGCGCTGCCAGTCTTGCAGGGGCTCGGCCTCGGGCTTTGGGACCCGTCCGCCTCGGCGCTGGCCGAGATCGCCGCCCATGCGCGCGGAAAGCTGGCCGAGGCAAGGGCGCAGCGCCACCATATCCCGCGCCGTCTTGCGCCGGTGCTGTTTTCCGGCGTCGGTGCAAGGGCCGCGCTGGAGGCTGCGCCCCGGGGCATCGAGGCTTTGGCCGGGGCGCAGCCTTCCGAGTTCCGCAAGCGGCTGGCGCTGACGCGCTTCGCCGTCAGCCATCGCTGGTGGATATGA
- the eno gene encoding phosphopyruvate hydratase, which translates to MTAIIDIFAREILDSRGNPTVEVDVTLEDGTMGRAAVPSGASTGAHEAVEKRDGDKARYMGKGVLEAVNAVNGEIAENLLGEDVTDQIGIDRLMIELDGTPNKGRLGANAILGVSLAAAKAAAEATAQPLYRYVGGTGAHVLPVPMMNIINGGEHADNPIDIQEFMIMPVSAENIREAVRMGSEVFHTLKKELSAAGLSTGIGDEGGFAPNLSSARDALDFILKAIEKAGYAPGDDIMLALDCASTEYFKGGKYEMKGEGKSLTPAENVAYLEALCNDYPILSIEDGCSEDDWDGWKLLTDTLGDRVQLVGDDLFVTNPERLAEGIAKGCANSLLVKVNQIGTLTETLDAMRMADRARYTSVMSHRSGETEDATIADLAVATNCGQIKTGSLARSDRLAKYNQLIRIEEMLGASAVYAGTSILRG; encoded by the coding sequence ATGACGGCCATCATCGATATTTTCGCGCGCGAGATTCTGGACAGCCGCGGCAACCCGACGGTCGAGGTCGACGTGACGCTGGAGGACGGCACCATGGGCCGCGCGGCGGTGCCCTCGGGCGCCTCGACCGGCGCGCATGAGGCGGTGGAAAAGCGCGACGGCGACAAGGCGCGCTACATGGGCAAGGGCGTCCTGGAAGCGGTGAACGCGGTCAACGGCGAGATCGCCGAGAACCTGCTGGGCGAGGACGTGACCGACCAGATCGGCATCGACCGGCTGATGATCGAGCTCGACGGCACCCCGAACAAGGGCCGCCTGGGCGCCAACGCCATCCTGGGCGTGTCGCTGGCCGCCGCCAAGGCCGCGGCCGAGGCCACCGCGCAGCCGCTCTACCGCTATGTCGGCGGCACGGGCGCGCATGTGCTGCCGGTGCCGATGATGAACATCATCAACGGCGGCGAACATGCCGACAACCCGATCGACATCCAGGAATTCATGATCATGCCGGTCAGCGCGGAAAACATCCGCGAGGCCGTGCGCATGGGCTCGGAAGTCTTCCACACGCTGAAGAAGGAACTCTCGGCGGCCGGGCTCTCGACCGGGATCGGCGACGAGGGCGGCTTCGCGCCGAACCTGTCGAGCGCCCGCGACGCGCTGGACTTCATCCTGAAGGCCATCGAGAAGGCCGGCTATGCGCCCGGCGACGACATCATGCTGGCGCTGGACTGCGCCTCGACCGAATATTTCAAGGGCGGCAAATACGAGATGAAGGGCGAGGGCAAGTCCCTGACCCCGGCCGAAAACGTCGCCTATTTGGAGGCGCTCTGCAACGACTACCCGATCCTGTCGATCGAGGACGGCTGCTCCGAGGATGACTGGGACGGCTGGAAGCTGCTGACCGACACGCTGGGGGACCGCGTGCAGCTGGTCGGCGACGACCTCTTCGTCACCAACCCCGAGCGGCTGGCCGAGGGCATCGCCAAGGGCTGCGCCAACTCGCTGCTGGTGAAGGTGAACCAGATCGGCACACTGACCGAGACGCTGGACGCCATGCGCATGGCCGACCGCGCCCGCTACACCTCGGTGATGTCGCACCGTTCGGGCGAGACCGAGGACGCCACCATCGCCGACCTCGCCGTGGCGACGAATTGCGGCCAGATCAAGACCGGCAGCCTCGCGCGCTCGGACCGGCTGGCGAAATACAACCAGCTGATCCGCATCGAGGAAATGCTCGGCGCCTCGGCGGTCTATGCCGGAACCTCGATCCTGCGCGGCTGA
- a CDS encoding endonuclease/exonuclease/phosphatase family protein — protein sequence MQNSPDPLRLASYNLHKCRGMTGPHAPERNLAVIAELGADVVALQEVDFRFGARPEALPRALIEKTTGMVPAPFLGTGENSLGWHGQTILLRPELRDKAQIRRLPLPGIEPRGALVLRLPGLTVVALHLGLIRSSRRAQLSRIIAQARRIGHDRLVLTGDFNEWHDSRGLEALEPLRVIAPGPSWPAPFPRLRYDRFALSRSIDVLDCGVLDSEMARQASDHLPVWADLAVDAQEEVPRGYQPARITSRIPDGGDPAGKE from the coding sequence ATGCAGAACAGCCCCGACCCGTTGAGACTGGCCAGCTACAACCTGCACAAGTGCCGCGGCATGACCGGCCCGCATGCCCCCGAGCGCAATCTCGCCGTCATCGCCGAACTGGGCGCCGACGTGGTCGCCCTGCAAGAAGTGGACTTCCGCTTCGGTGCCCGGCCCGAGGCCCTGCCCCGCGCGCTGATCGAAAAGACCACCGGCATGGTGCCGGCGCCGTTCCTGGGCACCGGGGAAAACTCGCTCGGCTGGCACGGCCAGACCATCCTGCTGCGGCCGGAACTGCGCGACAAGGCGCAGATCCGCCGCCTGCCGCTGCCCGGGATCGAGCCGCGCGGCGCGCTGGTGCTGCGCCTGCCCGGCCTGACCGTGGTGGCGCTGCACCTGGGGCTGATCCGCTCGTCGCGCCGGGCGCAGCTGTCGCGGATCATCGCCCAGGCCCGGCGCATCGGCCACGACCGGCTGGTGCTGACCGGGGATTTCAACGAGTGGCACGATTCCCGCGGCCTCGAGGCGCTGGAGCCGCTGCGCGTCATCGCCCCCGGCCCCAGCTGGCCCGCGCCGTTCCCGCGATTGCGCTACGACCGTTTCGCGCTGTCGCGCAGCATCGACGTGCTGGATTGCGGTGTACTGGACAGCGAGATGGCGCGGCAGGCCTCGGATCACCTGCCGGTCTGGGCCGACCTGGCGGTGGACGCGCAGGAAGAGGTGCCGCGCGGCTACCAGCCCGCCCGCATCACCTCGCGCATCCCGGACGGCGGCGATCCGGCCGGAAAAGAATGA